The DNA region attcaaatattaaaaataatttttaaattgattaacAAACAGCTATCAAAGTTGCCATCAAAATTCAATAAAATAGGATGTAGATTTATATTGCAATATAAGAATaacatttttttaataaaaaatattaaataatcGGTATTAATAAAAGTTATTAAATAAACGGTGAGGGTTACGAtctttaatatatatatatatatatatatatatatcgtaTTTTTATTAGATAACCTGAGTTTCACCAATCTAGTTTGGTCCCTCTAAACTTAATATGAAGCACAGGTGTTACATTTTTATCTGCCTTTCTAAACTTAATAAGAAGCATAGGTGTTACATGAGTCTATACTTCATAGAATATGCTGGTTAGGACTAGAACACCTCAAAATTTAAACCAATACATATTTTATTTATGTGCTTTTGGCCTGATGTTTTTCTTTTTTTAGCCATTTTTTGTCCCAATTGACTCTGACATTTGGTTGTTGTTTGACCGTATATCTCCAATACTATGTCTATCTGTTCTTAAGCACGTAGGGGATACCAAAATAGCTTGTagattaattttttttattctgTATTAATAAAAATACATATTAAGATACATACATACATACACCATATCATAGTATTTATATGAATTATTTAAACCCTTAATTCTTTTCAATAACCCCTATTCTGATCATAACCTTTATTCTCACCATAACCCTTACTCTTATCATAACCTTTACTCTCACCATAACCCTTCCTTTTCAATTCAACATCATACTCATCAACAACAGCACCAACACCGCCACCACGATCATTATCGTCATCATCCTTCCCAACAACCGTCTCCTTAATCTTCTGTGTAGCATCCTTGGCCGTCTCCCATGCCCCCTGGGCCGTACGCTTCGCCATCTCTCCTGCACTCTTCAGAGCCTCAGTCGCCGCCCCAGCAACCTCTCCGGTAGTCTCCGCCGTTTTCTCAGCCCCTTCCTTTGTCATCTCCGCTGTTTTCTTAGCACCTTCCTTTGTCTTATCAGCCACAGTACCCACTGCTTCTTTCGTTTTATCCGTTGCATCATAAGCATAATCTCTAGCCGTCTCTCCAGCACTCTCTGCTGCTTCCTTGGTTCTCTCTTTTGCACCATAAGCATAATCTTTAGCAGTCTCTCCGGCATTCTGTGCTGCTTCCTTGGTTCTTTCCTTTGCATCATAAGCATAGTCTCTTGCTTTCTCTCCAACACTTTCAGCATTCTCTGCAGCCCTATTTGCAGCATCCTTTGTCCTCTCTTTTGCATCATAAGCATAGTCTTTTGCTTTCTCTCCAGCACTTTCAACATTCTCTGCAGCCCTATTTGCAGCATCCTTGGTCTTCTCTTTTGCATCATAAGCATAATCTCTTGATTTCACTCCAGCACTATCAGCATTCTCTGCAGCCCTATTTGCAGCCTCCTTAGTCCTCTCTTTCGCATCACGCACGTATTGTTTCACGTCCTCTGAATCTACATCGCCGTTTAACGTTTTTCTTTCTCTGTCGGCTATTTCATCTGCATCCTGTCTTGCCTTCGACGTAGAATTATAAGCCCAATCCATTGAAGAATTTCTCTTTCCATCTGCTGCATTTCTCCACTGAAAATAAACAATATCCAAAAAGAAAGTTATATGATACTAATAAAATTGAAAATGTGACTCTTGAGATTATTTAATATCCTAAATTACTGTTTCTGCGACCATTATCTTACGTCGGATTGGTGGGAAGCAGAAGCGACGAATACTCTGGAGGGTTTAGGAAGGGAGAGTGAAGGGACGTTAGGAAAAGACTTTGAGAAGCGGAAGATAGCGTTTCTGGTGATGAACATTGCTGCCATGTTAATGTGTGTGTGTTATTTTGTTCTGTTATGGCAATGAAACTTGATCGGTTTATAAAGTGAACGGTTTGTCACCGTTTTTCGATGACCATATGTTTGAAGTaaaaggtggcaaacatgttGGGTTGCCACGAGTAATTGTTTTGCCACGTTTGCTTGGGAAATTGACACGTGCTTCATTGTTATAGATTGTTTATTTGTGATGATGTGAAATGAAACGGCAGGATCTTTGTCGCATGTAATTCTAACTTATCTTTTGATGATATATTCTTAGATTATTAAGTTTGAGACCAATGAAAATTTCCAACTCCATACTATTATCATGTTACTCGGGTGGGTATGTGATGGATTTCATTCTCCCTCTTTTTTTCATTACATATAGGAAAagcaaagaaataaaaatattgATAATAAATACTCCTACAATATACTCTTCCATTCTCTTTCatatacaattttttatttttaaagttattaaataattaatatatttaatttatatataatttaaatataatatttattGAATAAATTTAAAAGTTCAATTTATTACTATCCTTCAAAATAATATAGTACGATGTTACCCATTTATCTTATCAATTATTTCAATTTACACTAccaattaaattttattaattaacAAATGTTCCAATAAATCTAAAGTAAACTTCTTTTGGCATGTCAAATACCAATTAATCTATAGACACGCGGTCTCTCTCTCTCAATTCAAATACTTAGTATAAATACTAGGATTTACTTTGTAGCCCCTTTTTTGATTTACTTCACACAATGTCTCTCTTAAAAAAAACTATCACATTGCCTCATTTTCTCTCCAAGATTTCATATTCCAAAAAAACATCATCTTTATCTACTTGCTCTGCAACTCATTTCATTTCAAAGTTGGATCTTTTTTCCTCATCAAACCACATGTTTTGAACTACAAGTTTGTTCATTTGTGTAATGTTTTTTTATACATATTGTTATGGTTTCTTTTTATACGGTTAAATCATTCATAAAACATGATTTTCTTATGGTTTGTTCAAGTTCTATTCAATATATTAGCTTCGTTATATCTCATATACCGAATTAGATTTATTATCATTTGCATCTTGTCTAACTGTGATTTTTATTCGAAGTTTTATACTGTTTTTAATACATTCCGTGAATATGTGAAATCATTTGTTGCATAAAACGTTTTTCCCAGGGGTATTCTTCTAACCGTTAAATAAATGGAGCTTTGGCATTTCCTAAGTTCACTGGTCTTAATTGAGTTTGGCAAATTTTGTAAATATAAAAGTTTCATTATAAATTGTTTGTGTTTTGACCGATCAGGTTAGACACCTTGGAAATACAACAACTAACCGAGTTGAGTCTGCCTGTGCTACATTGAAAAATTGATTGGGAAATTGTAAGGGTGATTGTGTAGAGATTAGGATTTCGTGAACCAGATGATTCAAAGCCAGCATAATGAGATACAATCACCATTTGGTCGGAGCATCATAGGTTTGGAACACAAATTTAAAGACAACAATCTTTATTCTCAGTCGGTCAACAACATACTCCGAACGGGTTTGAATTATATTTCTCATGAAGCTAAACGAGTTAATAATGTAGATGCTGATAGGACAAAGTATGGATGCACAATTGTGAAAATATGTGGTCTCCCATGTGCTTGTGTTATTGTAAAAAAGGTGAAACTTTGTAGTCTGGTAAGAATGGATGAGGTTTGCACTCACTAGAAGATGCTTAGGTTTGATAATGATGGTGTCATGAAAGACAGTAAATTGAATATCTCTATCTTGATCGAATGTAAAGTGATACGAGAGAGATTTTTGAAAGTCAGTGACAACATGGAACTCCATATCAAAGAATAATTGAGGAAGATTGCTTATACAGAAACCACCAATTTGAAACCATCCTTTCAACCGGTAAAAACAAAAGGTTCTCTGAAGAAGCTCAAGCCTACACCAAGTGACACTTCAACGATGTAGTCTCCTTCGTGTTTTGAACATGTTGATGATGTTTTTTTCGGAGtctccaacttcaaaaattcaaaaaagtGTATTCAAAGAAGCTCGCATTAGCCAACCGCCTCCTTTATCGCCTACACCAAAGATTTCATTCATTGACGAGATGATgtttttatgcacaaatacatcGAGTGGATCGTCAATGTTTATGGGGGAGGTAATTGTGATTATCGAGTTGTTTCGACTTTACTCGATAAAGGAAAAGATAATCAGACACTTATACGCCATTAACTTATCCAAGAGTTAAGGACTCATAAAGAATCATACACACACTTATACGGAGAGAAAGAAAACTTTGATGAAGTTTATGAGTCTCTTGTTCCTTGCCTCAGTGGACCGGCACCGGAGGAAAATGGATATGCTTCCCTGAAATGGGTAACCTCATAGCATGTATGTATGATAGAGTGTGTATTGATCTTACACGATATAGTTTTTCGGAAATATTTTTTCCACTGCACACCACCCCATCTCAAAATCCAAATAATCGTATTATGTGTATTGGGTGACTTTCAAAATCACGATATTTTGTTCAAGTTTACTTTCTGAAATGATATAAGCATGGGACCActtgcatttgctttctatttgtttgaatttgattttggttgaagtGCCCTTGCtttttagaattttttctcccttttggaccctaggcttggcctagtggtctagtttctcacattcggtttgacttttcaggatgaaatgcacaatgcttaaggagattgcttcaagtcaattaaattgagattgtttgatgttgtctactaacatgactttgttttgtaggttgtgaagcttgagcttgagcttatagcttgcatttgtgtgcattaacttgtgttgtcggtatagattaacatttgctgtttattgtttgtctgtctgagtactgatgatacttgattgatttcaggtacatttagttgcttacagttctttaagaacttgcttgccGCTGCTTgatttttaaaccaattgaggtaggacttctattcttcatgtagtctgggagacccggcctgttacttggccgggcaaatgtctgaagtcctccttaagaggcgatgtttgtgattgtttaatattgtgcctaagcaggtaaagtccttgattaaggcaattggtggaaaccaagggatatgcaacctatcccccactattttgttgagtcgtccctctgctcacacggttgtgtgttgatgcattgggacacaaacccaagatcttgtactttgtacagttgtgtcagagtctttgagcgtagaagggtccctccattctggacccacgctcctttgtctgaagctctccctggtcagggataagagctgtgaagtctaatcttcactcatctttcatctgcttcaccttagccccgcaatggcaaggttaagagcgagcaatacccacgtacagatgacttgcttcggcagtcaaacccattgtttgagcccacttgactggttatagtgtgtgctttgtgaatatttgtttgcttgtatgcttgtatgcgTGCTTTCTTCCTAGATAGGAATAGCTTGCAGTGGTGCAAGTAgttagaaacctcaacgtagggcaatgatgcatgacaacactaggctcgagtccagctccctggtagtgtgtcttcccttggtttctggctagattttctttccctttagggggaactacatcgccctgatccttattccagacgaggtatgtaggcaggagaccgtgcgaggtctctccgggcacttttttttccttttgtgtgtgtgtttggttgttcttgttgtgtgcttggaagccggtgtaagtccatcaagtggcatctgggttccagtgtgcgtgtgttttggttcggatgctgatgtaagcccattgattggcattcaggctccacgtttgcctgtttgggtgtgtgtgtgttgtttggcgtgcgtaagccgaactacagcagctctgattctcgttccagacgagatatgtaggcataggacgcgatgtcctatcgagctcccttctcttaaccccacctgtgttccttgtgtgtgtgtgtgtgtgtgatgttttagcaaccttttctttcttttagagcgtggatcccgtcgagtacgacgaacgtgaggggtgctaataccttccccttgcgtaaccgactcccttaccctttctctttggtcgcgagaccatgctttttccaggtttctctgagcgtttcctttccctatcttgggataaataacgcgcagtggcggctctgtgtttgttttgttttagcccgccggttgtttttcgcggatgcgacacaaTTTTAGTAGGTGTAACATATGAACAAAGGTCTACGTATAAGGAAGAGAAGATGAAAGATTACAAGGCATTGTTTTTTATCCATCTATGTGTTTATGAAGATAATTTAGAGAAAGTTGGTGATTACACAACTTCGAAGGTGGGAAATCTTTGAGAAAATGTATGCAGGAGATGACAAGGCAAAGGTGGTGAGGTTACAAACCCACAAGAGGCAGCTAGAGTTTATTCAAATTGAAGAAAAGGAAACAATTTTTGAATTCACGACGAGAATCGCAATATTGGTGAACCAAGTGAAGGCATGAGGAGAAACAATCATAAAGTAGTATGTTATCGCAAAAAATTTGCATTCTTCGATGCCAAGATTTGACAATGTAGTGATTGCGATTGAGGAATTGAAGGATCTTGCGACGATGATCAGAGAGGAGCTGCATTTCTCTCTTGAAGCGCATGACCAAAGAATGGAGGAAAGAATGTTGATAAGGAAAACACGGAAATCATTTTGCAAACACGTTTCAATGAAAGAGACAAGAAAGCGAAGGGAAAGTGGCCCATGAACAAAGGTAGAGGGAACTTTAAAATTTTGGTGGAAGAGAATCCCAAAGTTCCAAAAATTCAACATTCTAAAAGGGTGAAAAATGTGGCAATAAGGTTGCTTGATCCATCAACTCTAGAGGTGGAAATGTAAGAGGTAGAAAAGGAAGAAGGATGGTTGGCAAGAGTAGTGTGTAATACTATAATTGTCAAAAGGTTGTCCATTTTGCAAGAGAGTGCAATGCCAACAAGAAATAACATCAATAAGATGAAGCTAGAGTTGCAAAAAAAGAGTTTGATGATGAGAATACACTCTTGGTCATGATCACGGAAGGAGAATGCAGAAACAACATGTTGCAAGATAGTAGCAGCAGTAAAAAAAACTACGAAACCAAAGTGTAACCAGATTCAATTTTATGCCAACCGGTTACATGCTGAAGAAAACACAACGATAACTTTGAAATAAGCATTGGAGTGTAGCGATCAATGTTATTTGAGCTCCATATGTTCAACACGTATGATGGGAAGGAATGATTGGTTTGTTACAATAAATCGTGCCATGATCAATAAGGTTAAGTTTGCAGATGATGCCACTCTAGCAGCGAAAGAGATTGGTGATATATCGATCAAGAGAAAGGATTTTGGACATTCTTTGATAAAGGATATATTATATATCTCGGGAATCAATTGTAATCTTCTAAGTATTGGATAGTTGCTTGATAAGGATTACAAGACTCATATGGAGAATAAGATGTTACGCATTATGGATGCAAACCGAGTTTTAGTCCTAAAAGCTCTTATGGCTCCCAATAGAACTTTcaaagttgagttgaagtttaTGGAGCATAGTGTCTTGATATTGTAGCTAGTATAGAAGAGTGTTTATGGAATTAAAGGGTTGGGCATCTCAACTTTAGAGATCTCAACGCCTTACAAAGGAACAAGGTGGTTACCAGACTGCCATTAATCCACACACCGGATGAAATATTTGAAGAATGTGTACAAGCAAAGCAACATAAGAGAGAATTCAGCAAGGATGTCGGTTTTAGAACCAAGTATCATCTTAAGGTGGTGTATTTAGATGTGTATGGACCGATGCAAGTTGATTCTATTGGTGCCAATAGATATTTTGTCACATTCATTGATGATCATAGTAGAAATCTATGGACTTGCCTAATAAAGAGAAGGGATGAGGTACTTGATGTGTTCAATAACTTCAAGTCCATGGTTGAAAGGAAAAGCGATCAAAAAATCAAAGTTCTCAAAATGAGCAGTGGAGGCGAATATGTCTCGAATGATTTTGGGAAGTTTTGTAATCATGGGGGCATTGTACATGAGGTAGTGCTTCCCTATACACCACAGTAAAAGGGTGTTTATGAAAGGAAGAATTGATCGatcatgaacatggtgagaaACATGTTGAAAGGGAAGAACTTGCTGAAAGAGTTATGGGGAGAGGCG from Lathyrus oleraceus cultivar Zhongwan6 chromosome 1, CAAS_Psat_ZW6_1.0, whole genome shotgun sequence includes:
- the LOC127082004 gene encoding embryonic protein DC-8, which codes for MAAMFITRNAIFRFSKSFPNVPSLSLPKPSRVFVASASHQSDWRNAADGKRNSSMDWAYNSTSKARQDADEIADRERKTLNGDVDSEDVKQYVRDAKERTKEAANRAAENADSAGVKSRDYAYDAKEKTKDAANRAAENVESAGEKAKDYAYDAKERTKDAANRAAENAESVGEKARDYAYDAKERTKEAAQNAGETAKDYAYGAKERTKEAAESAGETARDYAYDATDKTKEAVGTVADKTKEGAKKTAEMTKEGAEKTAETTGEVAGAATEALKSAGEMAKRTAQGAWETAKDATQKIKETVVGKDDDDNDRGGGVGAVVDEYDVELKRKGYGESKGYDKSKGYGENKGYDQNRGY